ATTCGCTAGGTGGCTTGTTTGTTTTGCATGTACTTTTGACCAAACCACATGCTTTTCAACGTTATATAGCTGGCAGTCCCTCGATTCATTGGAATGAGAGCGTGCTGCTTGCGAAGGAGAGTCAATTACCGAAGCTGCTGACAGATGATCTCGACGTCCATGCGCTCCTCACCATTGGGGAGTTGGAAAACGATGGCCGGTTCTTGGTCAAAGAAAAATCCCTGGCGATGGTCGAACGATTATCCTCCATGGGTAAAGGTCAAATCAAGGCTTCCTTTAAAGAATTTGCTGACGAAAATCATTCGTCTGTTTTGCCAGTCCTCATTAGCTATGGACTCAAATTCGCTACGAAAAAAACTGCCCGCTAAAAACGGGCAGTTTTTGTTTATCATGATTTGCTTACTGTAGTGATAACACTCTGGTGATTTGGGGCAGCTCTTCGATGGCGGAAACAATCGTCGGTGTAATCTCTTCATCAGTCACAGAGACAAGCAGGGCATTCTTCCCTTTTTGCTCGCGCGATACATTCAACTTGGAAACATTGATTTCATACTCGGCCAGTTTTCGTGAGACATCATAAATCACGCCTGGATAATCGATATGGTGAACCAACAATCCATGGGCCCCTGGAGGTATGCGACACGCACAGTAGTTGATTTCACTGATGTACACTTCTCTCCAGTCTTGCGCAAAGGTGTACTTGTTCGCTCCAACACGCAAAATCGCCAAATGATTCGCATATTCGCCGGAGCTGTGTTGGACAGGAACCTTCATTCCGAGTCCTTCCACTAGCAGTGTTGCGATTTCCTCTTTATTCTCATGAGCAAGAATACTTAATTGTGCACCCGCTAACTCTGGCTCGAGTCTTCGAATCAGTTCAGCCAGCTCACGCAGTCCAGCATATTGGGTCATGTGATGCCTTCACTCTCCCAGTCAGGTTTATCCTTGTTATTACGGTAGAATCCATGCTTCCGGCTCTTTCTTGATGGAGGATTCGTTATCGGCACGATACCAAGCCGTCAACGTTTGCCCATCTTTCGTAAAGTGGATTCGGTAAATGGTATTGCCTTTTCCGCTGTTGGTAAAAGGACTTTCCTCCAGCGGAACCGCTGTCACTCCACCCGCGTTTACAACCCCGCCGTTCTCCTTGATGACGTTTTGGATCGTCGCCATATGCTCTTTACCCATGGAGGCCATCCCGAAATAAGAGATGATCGCCAAGAGAACTGCTCCCGCCAAAAATGAAACGATAATCACTTTTGATTTTTTCGTAGCATCCACCGAGTGCTTCCCCCGTCTATGTCTATCTTAGTTCTCTTTATCGACTAAGCGTACCTTGTCAATCGTCCCTCCACCCAAGCATACTTCTCCATCGTAGAAGACAACAGCCTGACCAGGTGTCACTGCTTTTTGCGGCTGATCAAATACAACTTCTACGTTGCCATCCTCCAGCAGGTGAACGGTTACTCCCTGATCTGGCTGACGATAACGGAATTTGGCTGTACAAGAAAACGTTTCGGAAGGCTTCTTATCACTGACCCAGCTCACGTTGGTCGCCAAGAGACTCTTCGAGTACAGGCGGATATGATCAGAGCCTTCACCAACGATCAGGACATTCCGTTCCAGATCTTTGTCTACAACAAACCAAGGCTGTCC
This genomic stretch from Brevibacillus brevis harbors:
- a CDS encoding ACT domain-containing protein, with the protein product MTQYAGLRELAELIRRLEPELAGAQLSILAHENKEEIATLLVEGLGMKVPVQHSSGEYANHLAILRVGANKYTFAQDWREVYISEINYCACRIPPGAHGLLVHHIDYPGVIYDVSRKLAEYEINVSKLNVSREQKGKNALLVSVTDEEITPTIVSAIEELPQITRVLSLQ